In the Arachis ipaensis cultivar K30076 chromosome B10, Araip1.1, whole genome shotgun sequence genome, one interval contains:
- the LOC107620233 gene encoding uncharacterized protein LOC107620233, whose product MAGNDPVDFMAALGNMVSTVQVITEVLGNQMNSGNGNTGEEGPRTLATFLKVHLPTFRGTTNPTETDNWLQAIEWALQAQQVPEEQWVVFATYQLQVRNAKELELLQLKQGQMFVAEYTNKFEELCQFFRICQGALEDFVEWKCIKYEGGLWSDILSSVGLMEIIVFSELVKKSRVAEEYIRKSGVEKESQRMPFQMNQRRNFAPRGRTFKRGGFVLQ is encoded by the exons ATGGCAGGTAACGACCCTGTGGACTTTATGGCTGCCCTAGGAAACATGGTTTCGACTGTGCAAGTGATAACGGAAGTGCTTGGGAATCAAATGAACAGTGGGAATGGGAATACCGGTGAAGAGGGGCCGAGGACACTTGCTACTTTTCTGAAAGTGCATCTTCCGACCTTCAGAGGGACCACAAATCCTACGGAGACCGATAATTGGCTTCAAGCAATAGAGTGGGCTCTGCAAGCTCAACAGGTTCCTGAAGAACAATGGGTGGTGTTCGCAACCTACCAGTTACAGG TTAGAAATGCTAAAGAGCTTGAGCTGCTGCAATTAAAACAGGGTCAGATGTTTGTTGCGGAGTACACAAATAAATTTGAAGAACTGTGCCAGTTTTTCCGAATCTGCCAAGGTGCTCTGGAAGACTTTGTAGAATGGAAATGTATAAAGTACGAGGGAGGACTTTGGAGTGACATTCTAAGCTCTGTTGGGCTGATGGAGATCATAGTCTTTTCTGAACTTGTGAAAAAAAGCCGAGTCGCTGAAGAGTATATAAGGAAGTCAGGAGTAGAGAAAGAGAGTCAAAGGATGCCTTTTCAGATGAACCAAAGGAGGAACTTCGCGCCAAGGGGTAGGACTTTTAAGCGTGGAGGATTTGTTCTGCAATAG